One Xiphophorus hellerii strain 12219 chromosome 1, Xiphophorus_hellerii-4.1, whole genome shotgun sequence DNA segment encodes these proteins:
- the LOC116725616 gene encoding LOW QUALITY PROTEIN: chymotrypsin-like elastase family member 2A (The sequence of the model RefSeq protein was modified relative to this genomic sequence to represent the inferred CDS: deleted 1 base in 1 codon), with amino-acid sequence MKFVVLALLVAGAYGCGNPTFSPVVSRVVNGEDVRPHSWPWQISLQYNSNGEWRHTCGGTLIANQWVLTAAHCISSGREYRVALGKHNLLEDENGSLFLGTATIVVHEDWNSFFIRNDVALVKLEAPVEFSDTVHPACLPPDGFLLPHNAPCFVTGWGRLYTGGPIADILQQALLPVVDHATCSQSDWWGSQVTQTMVCAGGDGVVAGCNGDSGGPLNCQGSDGSWEVHGIVSFGSGLGCNYYKKPTVFTQVSSFVDWINTTMVAN; translated from the exons atgaagtttgtggtcCTTGCTTTGCTCGTTGCCGGCG CCTATGGGTGCGGCAATCCCACCTTC AGCCCTGTGGTGAGCAGAGTGGTTAACGGAGAAGACGTCAGGCCTCACAGCTGGCCATGGCAG ATTTCCCTGCAGTACAACAGTAACGGTGAGTGGAGACACACTTGCGGAGGCACTCTGATCGCTAACCAGTGGGTCCTCACTGCTGCTCACTGCATCAG CTCAGGCCGGGAGTATAGAGTGGCCTTGGGAAAGCACAACCTGCTGGAGGATGAGAACGGCTCTCTGTTCCTCGGCACTGCCACCATCGTGGTGCACGAGGACTGGAACTCGTTCTTCATCCG TAATGACGTTGCCCTGGTCAAGCTGGAGGCCCCCGTTGAATTCTCTGACACCGTCCATCCTGCTTGTCTTCCTCCTGACGGCTTCCTCCTCCCCCATAATGCACCCTGCTTTGTGACCGGGTGGGGTCGTCTATACA CCGGAGGTCCCATCGCTGACATCCTGCAGCAGGCTCTGCTGCCCGTTGTGGACCACGCCACCTGCAGTCAGTCCGACTGGTGGGGCTCTCAGGTGACACAAACCATGGTCTGCGCTGGTGGAGACGGAGTTGTTGCTGGATGCAAT GGAGACTCTGGCGGTCCTCTGAACTGTCAGGGCTCTGACGGATCCTGGGAGGTTCATGGTATTGTCAGCTTTGGCTCTGGGCTTGGCTGCAACTACTACAAGAAGCCCACCGTCTTTACTCAAGTCAGCTCTTTCGTGGACTGGATCAACACT ACAATGGTGGCCAACTGA